In one window of Bradyrhizobium sp. AZCC 1721 DNA:
- a CDS encoding tetratricopeptide repeat protein, whose amino-acid sequence MERRLAAIVCADVAGYSRMMGADEAGTHATFKAHRSAIYPIILNHGGRLVKNTGDGFLLEFPSIVGAIEAAVAMQMVMAERNEHLPADRAMQFRMGIHMGDVMADEDEVFGDDVNIAVRLESVAAPGGVAVSGKACHEAGKRLSVTFVDAGPYRFKNIEEPIHVWTWQPGGADAVGPAPKAASETSATNLPAQYRTAIVGVLPFTNLSESADEYFSDGLTEDLIHALSLQSFYRVLSRNSTFSFKGKNVSTRLIAREIDATYLIQGSVRRAANKIRVTADLIAPETGEQLWTGRFDRDMGDLFAMQDELTTSLSAAIAAEIYRAEASAPPRSSSNDITAWDRFLKGLSYYYLHTKADYETSISLFKEAIALDPTLSIARAYLATIQIQGIQFGWIKSTRELWDSAMCLAESSVRLDPRSSFAFQILAYLHAVEGHYEAAMDAAKRAVGLNPYDMGARGVLGFCHLMSGEHRQAIELFTMAAQQGNNDPRYQWAAVNAFSHYLLGQYDASLSWSREELYVNPNHLQALAIRAAALAQLGRTAEAESAAKVLLSNYPNLTVDRYLRNFHWKSAADVAHYRDGLVKAGIPFTRLTLVESSPKLAADS is encoded by the coding sequence ATGGAAAGACGCCTGGCAGCCATCGTCTGCGCTGACGTCGCCGGCTACTCCCGAATGATGGGAGCCGACGAGGCGGGGACGCACGCCACGTTCAAGGCCCATCGAAGCGCGATCTATCCGATCATCCTCAATCACGGCGGCCGTCTGGTGAAGAACACCGGCGACGGCTTCCTCCTGGAGTTTCCCTCTATCGTCGGCGCCATCGAGGCCGCGGTCGCGATGCAGATGGTGATGGCGGAACGCAACGAGCACCTGCCCGCCGATCGCGCCATGCAGTTTCGCATGGGCATCCACATGGGCGACGTGATGGCCGACGAGGACGAGGTGTTCGGCGATGACGTCAACATTGCGGTCCGCCTCGAATCGGTTGCCGCCCCCGGCGGCGTGGCGGTTTCGGGCAAGGCCTGCCATGAAGCGGGCAAGCGCCTCAGCGTCACATTCGTCGACGCCGGTCCCTACCGGTTCAAGAACATCGAGGAGCCGATCCATGTCTGGACCTGGCAGCCCGGGGGGGCCGATGCCGTCGGCCCGGCACCCAAGGCCGCGTCCGAGACATCGGCTACCAACCTGCCTGCCCAATATCGCACCGCGATCGTGGGTGTGCTGCCGTTCACGAACTTGAGCGAAAGCGCGGACGAGTATTTTTCCGACGGGCTGACCGAGGACCTGATCCACGCGCTATCACTGCAATCGTTCTATCGGGTACTGAGCCGCAACTCGACGTTCTCGTTCAAGGGCAAGAATGTGAGCACGCGCCTGATCGCGCGCGAGATCGATGCCACCTACCTGATCCAGGGCTCGGTGCGCCGCGCCGCCAACAAGATCCGCGTCACCGCCGACTTGATCGCGCCCGAAACCGGCGAGCAGTTATGGACCGGCCGGTTCGACCGTGACATGGGCGATCTGTTCGCGATGCAGGACGAGCTCACCACCAGCCTGTCGGCGGCGATCGCGGCCGAAATCTACCGGGCGGAAGCGTCCGCCCCGCCCCGCTCCTCTTCGAACGACATCACCGCCTGGGATCGCTTCCTCAAGGGGCTGTCCTACTACTACCTGCACACCAAGGCAGACTACGAAACCTCGATCAGCCTGTTCAAGGAAGCCATCGCGCTCGATCCGACGCTGTCGATCGCACGCGCCTATCTCGCTACCATCCAGATCCAGGGCATTCAGTTCGGATGGATCAAGAGCACGCGCGAATTGTGGGACTCCGCGATGTGTCTTGCGGAGAGCAGCGTCCGGCTCGATCCCCGCTCGTCTTTCGCATTTCAGATTCTGGCCTATCTGCACGCTGTCGAAGGACACTACGAGGCGGCAATGGATGCCGCAAAGCGCGCAGTCGGGCTCAATCCGTACGACATGGGTGCTCGCGGCGTGCTCGGCTTTTGTCATCTGATGAGTGGCGAACACCGGCAAGCCATCGAACTGTTTACGATGGCGGCGCAGCAAGGCAACAACGACCCTCGATATCAATGGGCCGCCGTCAACGCGTTCAGCCATTACCTGCTCGGGCAATACGACGCTTCGCTGTCCTGGTCGCGCGAAGAGCTTTATGTGAATCCCAATCATCTCCAGGCGCTGGCGATACGGGCGGCAGCGCTCGCGCAGTTGGGACGAACCGCGGAAGCCGAGAGCGCGGCCAAGGTTCTGCTGAGCAACTATCCAAACCTGACCGTCGACCGGTACTTGCGGAACTTTCATTGGAAGTCGGCGGCCGACGTCGCGCACTACCGCGACGGCCTTGTGAAAGCCGGCATCCCCTTCACCAGATTGACCCTCGTCGAATCCTCGCCAAAGCTTGCCGCAGATTCCTGA
- a CDS encoding LysE family translocator — MLGIHQLWLFILSGLLLNITPGPDTAYIIGRSIQFGWRGGAAAATGISAGCLVHVFGAAIGLSALLMASSAAFAVLKWVGAAYLLFTGVQMLLSRSRPLAEAGVAGNGSAGSETSLARVFWQGALTNVLNPKVALFFLAFLPQFVAAESAHKTLAFLVLGLIFITSGTLWCFCIAAFAARAAGRIRQSAGAVAWINRALGGLFVYLGIRVAMLEAR; from the coding sequence ATGCTCGGCATTCACCAACTCTGGCTATTCATCCTCTCGGGCCTGTTGCTCAATATCACCCCGGGGCCGGACACGGCCTACATTATCGGTCGCAGCATCCAGTTCGGATGGCGCGGCGGGGCGGCGGCAGCGACCGGAATCAGTGCCGGCTGCCTCGTTCACGTGTTCGGCGCCGCCATCGGCCTGTCGGCGCTGTTGATGGCGTCATCTGCCGCTTTTGCGGTCCTGAAATGGGTCGGCGCCGCCTATCTGCTGTTTACGGGTGTCCAGATGCTGCTATCGCGTTCGCGCCCGCTGGCGGAGGCGGGAGTGGCAGGCAATGGCTCGGCAGGCAGCGAGACATCGCTTGCCCGCGTGTTCTGGCAGGGCGCCCTGACCAACGTGCTCAATCCGAAGGTGGCGCTGTTCTTTCTGGCGTTCCTGCCGCAGTTCGTGGCGGCGGAGTCGGCCCACAAGACCTTGGCGTTTCTGGTGCTCGGCCTGATCTTCATCACCAGCGGCACGTTGTGGTGTTTTTGCATCGCCGCCTTCGCGGCCCGGGCCGCGGGCCGTATCCGGCAATCGGCCGGCGCGGTGGCGTGGATCAACCGCGCACTCGGCGGGCTGTTCGTCTATCTCGGTATCCGCGTGGCGATGCTGGAGGCGCGCTGA
- a CDS encoding sulfite exporter TauE/SafE family protein, translating into MFDSMLILIAAAFLLAGFIKGVIGLGLPTVSMGLLAVTMPPAQAIAIVIVPAIVTNIWQTFGGPYLRDIMRRLWPLMAGTVAGIWLNAGLLTGPYAPYGTVVLGTLLVIYAILGLSKLHFKVARRDEKWIGGIVGLITGVVSAATGVQVIPSMPYLQAIGMEKDELVQALGVFFTVATVALAFNLTTAGLLTAATALPGAVAMVASFAGMFIGQAVRNRMQPDVFRRWFLIAMILLGLYLAGSAFVKIHG; encoded by the coding sequence ATGTTCGATTCCATGCTCATTCTCATCGCCGCGGCCTTCCTGCTGGCCGGCTTCATCAAGGGCGTGATCGGGCTCGGCCTGCCGACGGTCTCGATGGGCCTGCTCGCGGTGACGATGCCGCCGGCGCAGGCGATTGCGATCGTGATCGTGCCGGCGATCGTCACCAATATCTGGCAGACTTTTGGCGGCCCGTATTTGCGCGACATCATGCGGCGGCTGTGGCCGCTGATGGCCGGCACCGTCGCCGGCATCTGGCTGAACGCGGGACTGTTGACCGGCCCGTACGCGCCCTATGGCACCGTCGTTCTCGGCACGCTGCTGGTGATCTACGCGATCCTCGGTCTCAGCAAGCTTCACTTCAAGGTCGCACGCCGCGACGAGAAATGGATCGGCGGCATCGTCGGTCTGATCACCGGCGTGGTGTCGGCCGCAACCGGCGTTCAAGTGATTCCGTCGATGCCTTATCTGCAGGCGATCGGGATGGAGAAGGACGAGCTGGTGCAGGCGCTCGGTGTGTTCTTTACCGTCGCCACGGTGGCGCTCGCCTTCAATCTCACCACCGCGGGCTTGCTGACGGCGGCAACTGCGCTGCCCGGCGCGGTCGCGATGGTGGCATCCTTTGCCGGCATGTTCATCGGACAGGCGGTGCGGAATCGCATGCAGCCGGACGTGTTCCGCCGCTGGTTCCTGATCGCGATGATCTTGCTCGGTCTCTACCTCGCCGGCAGCGCCTTCGTGAAAATCCACGGCTGA
- a CDS encoding LysR substrate-binding domain-containing protein: MRFDLVDLQLFIAVAETRSITNGAQRVHLALASASERIKGLEEALGVSLLRRGRRGVELTPAGESLLDHARIVLHNIETMRGDLADFARGMKATVRFLANTSGLSEYLPKTLAGFLAAHPHISIDVEERESSEIARAIVIGAADLGLAAEHALADNIERMPFSEDRLVLVAARNDELANRRQVDFAEIVERDFVGLISSIALHAHVSGHAARLGARLRFRARLNSFDAIGRMVAAGIGIGVMPEVAAKRCARSMKINVIRIRDSWANRRLVICARSFRALPKPAQQLAEHLRKSAPR, translated from the coding sequence ATGCGTTTCGATCTGGTCGATCTTCAGCTCTTCATAGCGGTCGCCGAGACGCGAAGCATCACCAATGGCGCGCAACGGGTCCATCTCGCGCTGGCGTCGGCGAGTGAACGGATCAAGGGCCTGGAAGAAGCGCTCGGTGTTTCGCTGCTGAGGCGCGGCCGCCGCGGCGTCGAGTTGACGCCGGCCGGCGAAAGCCTGCTCGACCATGCCAGGATCGTGCTCCACAACATCGAGACCATGCGCGGCGATCTCGCCGACTTTGCCCGCGGCATGAAGGCCACCGTCCGCTTCCTCGCCAACACGTCCGGGCTTTCGGAATATCTGCCGAAGACGTTGGCGGGCTTTCTGGCTGCACATCCTCACATTTCGATCGATGTCGAGGAACGCGAAAGCAGCGAAATTGCACGCGCCATCGTCATCGGTGCCGCCGATCTTGGGCTTGCCGCCGAACACGCGCTTGCAGACAATATCGAGCGGATGCCGTTCAGCGAGGATCGGTTGGTGCTGGTTGCCGCGCGGAACGACGAACTGGCTAATCGGCGGCAGGTCGATTTCGCCGAAATAGTGGAGCGCGATTTCGTCGGCTTGATCAGTTCGATCGCGCTGCACGCCCATGTCAGCGGACACGCCGCGCGTCTCGGTGCGCGGCTGCGCTTTCGCGCGCGGCTGAACAGTTTCGATGCAATCGGCCGGATGGTCGCCGCCGGCATCGGGATTGGCGTGATGCCTGAAGTCGCGGCAAAGCGATGCGCGCGATCGATGAAGATCAATGTCATCAGGATCAGGGACTCCTGGGCCAACCGGCGGCTCGTGATCTGCGCCCGGAGCTTTCGGGCGCTGCCCAAGCCCGCGCAGCAATTGGCCGAGCACCTGCGCAAATCTGCGCCACGTTGA
- a CDS encoding Bug family tripartite tricarboxylate transporter substrate binding protein, which yields MRPLSKLLAGLALLLLPTPSSAQDFPSKPIKLIVPFPAGGPNDIIARLVGQRMSEITKQPIVIDNRGGQGGVLGTDAVAKAARDGYTIGIVSASALVINPAMEKVPYDVAKDFAPVTLVTTVPEMLVVASNVPAGDMKELIALAKAQPGKLNFASAGVGGMPHLAGELLKQTAGIDIVHVPYRGAAPAINDLLGQQVQMAFLDLPVLLPHIKAGSLRPIALGAPKRASTSPEVPTTAEVGMPDLLIENWYGMIAPAGVPEAIVATLNRVANEAMNDPQVKQKLADQGLTVAGNTPGHFRDYIGTEAQKWARVIKAAGLATGK from the coding sequence ATGAGACCGCTGAGCAAGCTGCTTGCCGGACTGGCGCTGCTGCTGTTGCCGACGCCGTCCTCAGCGCAGGATTTCCCGAGCAAACCGATCAAGCTGATCGTGCCGTTCCCGGCCGGCGGTCCCAACGACATCATCGCGCGGCTGGTCGGCCAGCGCATGTCGGAAATCACAAAGCAGCCGATCGTGATCGACAATCGCGGCGGCCAGGGCGGCGTGCTCGGCACGGATGCGGTCGCAAAGGCGGCGCGCGACGGCTACACGATCGGCATCGTGAGCGCGAGCGCGCTGGTCATCAACCCGGCGATGGAAAAGGTGCCCTACGACGTGGCGAAGGATTTTGCGCCGGTCACGCTGGTGACGACAGTGCCGGAGATGCTGGTCGTCGCCAGCAACGTGCCCGCCGGCGACATGAAGGAACTGATCGCGCTCGCCAAGGCTCAGCCTGGAAAACTCAATTTTGCATCCGCCGGTGTCGGCGGCATGCCGCACCTTGCCGGTGAACTGCTCAAGCAGACAGCCGGAATCGACATCGTGCACGTGCCCTACCGGGGCGCCGCGCCCGCCATTAACGATCTGCTCGGCCAGCAGGTGCAGATGGCGTTCCTCGATCTGCCGGTGCTGCTGCCGCATATCAAGGCAGGCAGCCTGCGCCCGATTGCCCTTGGCGCGCCGAAACGTGCGTCCACCTCACCTGAGGTGCCGACCACCGCGGAAGTCGGCATGCCGGATCTCCTGATCGAAAACTGGTACGGCATGATCGCGCCGGCCGGAGTGCCCGAGGCGATCGTCGCCACCCTGAACCGCGTCGCCAACGAGGCGATGAATGATCCGCAGGTGAAGCAGAAGCTTGCAGATCAAGGCCTGACAGTCGCCGGCAACACGCCGGGGCATTTTCGCGACTACATCGGAACCGAGGCCCAAAAGTGGGCGCGCGTCATCAAGGCTGCCGGCCTCGCCACCGGCAAGTAA
- the hisN gene encoding histidinol-phosphatase: MTVIDFTAFIGRLATASGETILPFFRTSLSIDNKSASDFDPVTEADRAAEAVMRRLIKANFPQHGIVGEEFGNEREDADYVWVLDPIDGTKSFIAGFPIWGTLIALLHKGTPVFGMMHQPYIGERFSGDSGSAHYSGPSGERRLTVRRCGSLNEATSFTTSPLLMNAADREIFGRVENAVKLSRYGGDCYSYCMLAAGHLDLVVETELKPYDIAALIPIVTGAGGVVTNWEGGPAQRGGRIVAAGDARVHEATLKLLNS, translated from the coding sequence GTGACGGTCATCGATTTTACAGCGTTTATCGGGCGCCTTGCTACCGCTTCGGGCGAGACCATCCTGCCGTTCTTCCGAACCTCACTCTCGATCGACAACAAGAGCGCCAGCGATTTCGATCCGGTCACCGAGGCCGACCGCGCCGCCGAGGCGGTCATGCGCCGCCTGATCAAAGCCAATTTCCCCCAGCACGGCATCGTCGGCGAGGAATTCGGCAACGAGCGCGAGGATGCCGACTATGTCTGGGTGCTCGATCCGATCGACGGCACCAAATCGTTCATCGCGGGATTTCCGATCTGGGGCACCCTGATCGCGCTGCTGCACAAGGGCACGCCGGTGTTCGGCATGATGCACCAGCCCTATATCGGCGAGCGCTTTTCCGGCGATAGCGGCTCAGCGCATTATTCCGGGCCATCCGGCGAGCGCCGGCTGACGGTGCGCCGCTGCGGGTCGCTGAACGAGGCGACCTCCTTCACGACCAGTCCGCTGCTGATGAACGCCGCCGACCGCGAGATCTTCGGCCGGGTCGAAAATGCGGTGAAGCTGTCGCGCTATGGCGGCGACTGCTACTCCTATTGCATGCTGGCGGCCGGACATCTCGACCTCGTGGTCGAGACCGAACTCAAGCCCTATGACATCGCGGCATTGATCCCGATCGTCACCGGCGCCGGCGGTGTCGTTACCAATTGGGAGGGCGGCCCCGCCCAGCGCGGCGGCCGCATCGTCGCCGCCGGCGACGCCCGGGTGCACGAGGCCACGCTGAAGTTGCTGAATAGCTAG
- a CDS encoding N-formylglutamate amidohydrolase: protein MTQLDGELSPPFEIVEPERWRAPIIFNSPHSGSVYPSEFLNASRIDLAALRRSEDSFMDELIGGLSDQGFPTVRVNFPRSYVDVNREPYELDPRMFTGRLPSFANTRSMRVAGGLGTIPRVVGDGQEIYRERLSVDDALRRIEALYKPYHRALRRLINKAHQAFGTVILVDCHSMPSVGVSRDEPRRPDIVIGDRYGTSCASLLPDVVEHIMSGLGYSIGRNKPYAGGFITEHYGNPASGLHTVQLELNRAIYMDERRRERSPRFAQVVTDFAMLADALAQVPLGDLGPFQAAAE from the coding sequence ATGACCCAGTTAGATGGCGAACTGTCGCCTCCCTTCGAGATCGTGGAGCCGGAGCGCTGGCGGGCGCCGATCATCTTCAACTCGCCGCATTCCGGCTCGGTCTACCCGTCCGAATTCCTCAACGCCTCCCGAATCGACCTCGCCGCGCTGCGCCGCTCCGAGGATTCGTTCATGGACGAATTGATCGGTGGTCTGAGCGACCAGGGCTTTCCGACGGTGCGGGTCAATTTCCCCCGCTCCTATGTCGACGTGAACCGCGAGCCCTATGAACTCGATCCACGGATGTTCACCGGCCGCCTGCCGAGCTTTGCCAATACCCGCTCGATGCGGGTGGCCGGCGGCCTCGGCACCATCCCGCGCGTGGTCGGCGACGGGCAGGAAATCTATCGCGAGCGGCTTTCCGTCGATGACGCGCTGAGGCGGATCGAGGCGCTCTACAAGCCGTACCACCGCGCGCTGCGGCGGCTGATCAACAAGGCCCATCAGGCGTTCGGGACCGTGATCCTGGTCGATTGCCACTCGATGCCGTCGGTCGGCGTGTCCAGAGACGAGCCGCGGCGGCCCGATATCGTGATCGGCGATCGCTATGGCACCAGTTGCGCGAGCCTTTTGCCCGATGTCGTCGAGCACATCATGAGCGGGCTTGGCTATTCGATCGGCCGCAACAAGCCCTATGCCGGCGGCTTCATTACCGAGCACTACGGCAACCCTGCGAGCGGCCTGCACACCGTGCAGCTCGAACTCAACCGTGCGATCTACATGGACGAGCGGCGCAGGGAGCGCAGCCCGCGCTTTGCCCAGGTGGTCACTGATTTCGCGATGTTGGCGGACGCGCTGGCACAGGTGCCGCTCGGCGACCTCGGCCCGTTCCAGGCGGCGGCGGAGTAG
- the cpdR gene encoding cell cycle two-component system response regulator CpdR translates to MHKILLAEDDNDMRRFLVKALENAGFQVSPHDNGMSAYQRLREEPFEMLLTDIVMPEMDGIELARRASELDPDIKIMFITGFAAVALNSDSEAPKNAKVLAKPVHLRELVSEVNKMLAA, encoded by the coding sequence ATGCACAAGATCCTCCTCGCCGAAGACGACAACGACATGCGACGTTTCCTGGTCAAGGCGCTGGAAAACGCCGGGTTTCAGGTCTCGCCCCACGATAACGGCATGTCGGCCTATCAGCGGCTGCGCGAGGAGCCGTTCGAGATGCTGCTGACCGATATCGTGATGCCCGAAATGGACGGCATCGAGCTAGCGCGCCGCGCCTCGGAACTCGACCCCGACATCAAAATCATGTTCATCACCGGCTTTGCCGCGGTCGCCCTGAATTCCGATTCGGAGGCACCCAAGAACGCCAAGGTGCTGGCCAAGCCGGTTCACCTCCGCGAACTGGTCAGCGAAGTGAACAAGATGCTGGCGGCCTGA
- a CDS encoding adenylate/guanylate cyclase domain-containing protein: METPGPERRLAAILAADMVGFSRLMEVDEAGTLARLKTHRLELIDPAIAKNRGRIIKTTGDGLLVEFHSVADAVLCAAEVQRRMMRRNADVSPARWIQFRIGINLGDVIIEENDIFGDGVNVAARLEVLAEPGGICVSGAVRDQVGDRLDEIAFEDLGEQSVKNISRPIHVFRVRLEPATTATESGKDSSAATSVTRKPSIAVLPLVNMSGDPEQEFFADGLTEDIITELSRFRDLLVISRNSTFVHKGKAVKVQEVARELDVEYVLEGSVRKVGDRVRVTVQLIDAQTDRHVWAERYDRKLEDIFAIQDEVTGAIVATLPGRVEAATQERAKRKRPDNMAAYECVLAAKVLHHRSRREDNAQAQILLDRAIALDPNYAHAHAWKACVLGQTWVYGWCEDRDATFQQVADELQIALALDDNDSDVHRILAAVNLTRDDHDRAAYHQERALALNPNYDIVVVQQGEFLTWLGRPEEGIDWIKKAMRLNPFHPERFWSHLGRAYYCAEKFAEAAEAFARITRPDFTHHAFLAAIFAQMGDAVAAGAHAAEVMKLEPGFSVTAYLATQHYKHEADRARHEAGLLKAGLPA; encoded by the coding sequence ATGGAAACGCCTGGACCCGAGCGAAGGCTCGCAGCAATCCTTGCCGCCGACATGGTCGGCTTTAGCCGGCTGATGGAGGTCGACGAGGCAGGGACACTCGCACGCCTGAAGACCCACCGGCTTGAACTGATTGATCCGGCCATCGCCAAGAATCGCGGTCGCATTATCAAGACTACCGGCGATGGCCTGCTGGTCGAATTCCATAGTGTTGCCGACGCAGTGCTGTGCGCCGCCGAAGTCCAGCGCAGGATGATGCGGCGCAATGCCGACGTGTCGCCGGCACGGTGGATTCAGTTCCGCATCGGCATCAATCTGGGCGACGTCATCATCGAGGAAAACGACATTTTTGGCGACGGCGTCAATGTCGCGGCGCGGCTCGAGGTGCTCGCCGAGCCGGGCGGCATATGCGTCTCGGGGGCGGTGCGCGACCAAGTCGGTGATCGGCTCGACGAGATCGCATTTGAGGATCTCGGCGAGCAGAGCGTCAAGAATATCAGCCGCCCGATCCACGTCTTTCGGGTGCGGCTTGAGCCAGCAACCACAGCGACCGAGAGTGGCAAGGATAGCTCGGCGGCGACGTCCGTTACCAGAAAGCCGTCCATCGCTGTGCTTCCGCTGGTCAACATGAGCGGTGATCCGGAGCAGGAATTCTTTGCCGACGGCCTCACCGAGGACATCATCACCGAACTGTCGCGCTTCCGCGACCTTCTCGTCATCTCGCGGAACTCGACCTTCGTGCACAAGGGCAAAGCCGTAAAGGTGCAGGAGGTCGCACGCGAACTCGACGTCGAATATGTCCTGGAGGGCAGCGTACGCAAGGTCGGCGATCGCGTCCGTGTCACCGTGCAGTTGATCGACGCGCAAACCGACCGGCATGTCTGGGCCGAACGCTATGATCGCAAGCTCGAGGATATCTTCGCCATCCAGGATGAGGTGACCGGGGCGATCGTTGCCACGCTTCCCGGCCGCGTCGAGGCCGCCACGCAGGAACGGGCGAAGCGCAAGCGGCCGGACAACATGGCAGCCTATGAATGCGTGCTCGCCGCCAAAGTCCTGCACCACCGCTCACGGCGTGAAGACAATGCGCAGGCCCAGATCCTGCTCGACCGCGCCATCGCGCTCGATCCGAATTATGCGCACGCCCACGCCTGGAAGGCGTGCGTGCTGGGCCAGACCTGGGTCTACGGATGGTGCGAGGATCGCGACGCCACCTTCCAGCAGGTAGCTGACGAGTTGCAGATTGCGCTGGCGCTCGATGACAATGACAGCGACGTTCACCGCATCCTGGCCGCCGTGAACTTGACGCGCGACGATCATGACAGGGCGGCCTACCATCAGGAGCGGGCACTCGCGCTCAATCCCAACTACGATATCGTCGTGGTGCAGCAGGGCGAGTTTCTGACTTGGCTGGGGCGGCCGGAAGAAGGGATCGACTGGATCAAGAAGGCGATGCGCCTCAACCCGTTCCACCCCGAGCGTTTCTGGAGCCACCTCGGTCGCGCGTATTATTGCGCGGAGAAATTTGCCGAAGCCGCAGAGGCATTCGCGCGGATCACGCGGCCCGACTTCACCCATCACGCCTTCCTCGCCGCCATCTTCGCGCAGATGGGCGACGCCGTTGCGGCCGGCGCGCATGCAGCAGAGGTCATGAAGCTTGAGCCGGGTTTCTCGGTGACCGCCTATCTTGCGACCCAGCACTACAAGCATGAGGCCGATCGGGCGCGTCACGAGGCGGGCCTGCTCAAGGCCGGATTACCGGCGTGA